A single Euzebya rosea DNA region contains:
- a CDS encoding thermonuclease family protein produces MRRPAPFVALLVLLAIAATGCAEPAEELAPTPLAQPVEVTDAPTETASAAPPSTPAVATPDIEESAATEEPDDDGLARPLAPPSPAASSDRPDLPDPDAIPAGTQEAIVTWIIDGDTIDVEVTEPGDVPFGDQRIRLLEIDTPERDEECYETATDLLAELIPVGSRVYLERDTEDVDPNGRYLRYVWSEAEGLVNLDMVAEGMAAAFVFPLNRLHEVEVETAEANAQDLGLGIWGSYCDGRP; encoded by the coding sequence ATGCGTCGCCCTGCCCCCTTCGTCGCCCTGCTCGTCCTGCTCGCCATCGCCGCCACGGGGTGTGCGGAGCCCGCCGAGGAGCTGGCCCCGACGCCGCTGGCACAGCCGGTGGAGGTGACTGACGCCCCGACCGAGACGGCCTCGGCGGCCCCGCCCTCGACCCCGGCTGTCGCCACCCCGGACATCGAGGAATCGGCGGCCACCGAGGAACCCGACGACGACGGGCTTGCACGGCCGCTCGCCCCTCCCTCCCCCGCGGCAAGCAGCGACCGGCCGGACCTGCCCGACCCCGACGCCATCCCCGCCGGCACCCAGGAGGCGATCGTGACGTGGATCATCGACGGGGACACCATCGACGTGGAGGTCACCGAACCCGGCGACGTGCCGTTCGGTGACCAGCGGATCCGCCTGCTGGAGATCGACACGCCGGAGCGCGACGAGGAGTGCTACGAGACGGCCACGGACCTGCTGGCCGAGCTGATCCCGGTCGGCTCGAGGGTGTACCTGGAGCGCGACACCGAGGACGTCGACCCCAACGGCCGGTACCTCCGCTACGTCTGGAGCGAGGCGGAGGGGCTGGTGAACCTCGACATGGTCGCCGAGGGCATGGCCGCTGCCTTCGTCTTTCCCCTCAACCGCCTGCACGAGGTCGAAGTGGAGACCGCCGAGGCCAACGCACAGGACCTGGGCCTCGGGATCTGGGGCAGCTACTGCGACGGTCGCCCCTGA
- a CDS encoding DUF4365 domain-containing protein, producing the protein MGRLVEMRAPKQEATGTAGLSDVMGNFERIGWGPVPNTLHDLGTDLFILARDARRFERGLLVGAQVKAGPTAFDRPVTDESGAVVGWEYYEADASHFDDWVKHGLPHLVVLNDLGSRISYWVHVTADAVSSTGKGVKILVPADQTVDVEHLEALMEVAANQRVPIPLEGTAWSAGVRNIAPSRRLRHAMIAPRLVAPHPNTGTSREIEPEEGLAILARGSVSRFEGFGEQHASVPKLNEANDHKDWRWRFAAALARYVLGNESAVGGLIDSAPNAAAQVAARVLQACELHDGEEYDHAIKVLTEQIEADNANPTDQAWLLMQRARIRADTGAVADARNDAVAAQVMLVGDEDDLTASALRGASGWLLFQTAPWADRKLQQMIESTDTAVSWWRTQATSSALSEAETRVFRRWADEQTRRFEVEDVVNNRLYAALLGAHLAGEQAAWRATGSVLARNTIMVAHGRQDHRLLQSGVDELRRSGDAPNTILAAQRLWSIGPLLPLRDAVAAIRRNSWTHTTALANIRLWEHGGDLLLREDALDASHFCLEVLSDPEPFAQRTNPTFRVVPALLDSLAGVVLAGGHDAQRDVLRFIAELPQISEDSEAQGWARVLTRLDPHNLDASERSEVRAAADRQTSELLSAQMLGFLIDDPDVLRVLLERARKGDSYALAAISDVNRLNRDAAVAVIEREATTLQRMVNDAEKGSYSVFVHDPVRTFVVVAAAFPEAAQWEALMGLLEHPQVAGEHKRSGCLALGNLVDELPQAVRQELTRILPAIGQTSTIDVMYGRPLAGADRYLGAALGSVDQVEFANILGKLMNGSRHDRMDAARLIMLQPDTPHVSALIMMLGDPFADVRAAGAAALAKLAVREPTRADPLVQAGLQQALLDPGARVPLGVAVGLGGPTVDRAEAVAVASQFVDHPSALVRNNVLQMVVQA; encoded by the coding sequence ATGGGGAGACTGGTTGAGATGAGGGCGCCTAAGCAAGAAGCCACCGGCACTGCCGGTCTTAGCGACGTGATGGGCAATTTCGAGCGGATTGGTTGGGGCCCCGTTCCCAACACGCTCCACGACTTGGGCACTGATCTCTTCATCCTGGCGCGGGACGCAAGAAGATTCGAACGCGGACTCCTCGTTGGCGCACAAGTCAAGGCCGGACCGACCGCTTTCGATAGGCCCGTGACGGACGAATCTGGTGCTGTCGTCGGGTGGGAGTATTACGAAGCAGATGCGAGTCACTTCGACGACTGGGTGAAACACGGTCTGCCCCACCTGGTCGTACTGAATGACTTGGGCAGTCGAATCTCGTACTGGGTCCACGTCACCGCGGATGCCGTCTCCTCGACGGGCAAGGGCGTCAAGATCCTCGTCCCCGCCGACCAAACAGTTGACGTGGAGCATCTTGAAGCGCTGATGGAAGTCGCGGCCAACCAAAGGGTTCCAATACCACTTGAGGGCACGGCCTGGTCGGCCGGCGTCAGAAACATTGCACCATCTCGCCGTCTGCGCCACGCGATGATCGCACCCCGGTTGGTGGCACCGCACCCGAACACTGGGACGTCCAGGGAGATTGAACCGGAAGAGGGATTGGCCATTCTTGCGCGCGGTTCCGTGTCTCGCTTCGAAGGATTCGGTGAGCAACACGCATCCGTGCCCAAACTCAATGAGGCAAACGACCACAAAGACTGGAGGTGGCGCTTCGCCGCAGCCTTGGCACGATACGTATTGGGCAATGAGTCCGCTGTCGGAGGGTTGATCGACAGCGCCCCAAACGCCGCCGCCCAAGTAGCTGCACGGGTACTTCAGGCGTGTGAACTACATGATGGCGAGGAGTACGACCACGCTATTAAAGTCCTAACGGAACAGATCGAAGCCGACAATGCCAATCCGACGGACCAGGCATGGCTGTTGATGCAGCGAGCACGTATCCGGGCGGACACCGGGGCTGTCGCCGACGCACGCAATGATGCAGTGGCCGCTCAAGTTATGCTAGTCGGGGACGAAGATGACCTGACAGCGTCAGCCCTCAGGGGAGCCTCCGGGTGGCTGCTCTTTCAAACCGCGCCTTGGGCCGATCGGAAGCTGCAGCAGATGATCGAATCGACGGACACAGCGGTGTCTTGGTGGCGCACTCAGGCCACCTCGTCCGCTCTCTCGGAGGCGGAGACGCGAGTCTTTCGCAGATGGGCGGACGAGCAGACGCGAAGGTTTGAGGTCGAAGACGTCGTCAACAATCGTCTCTATGCGGCTCTCCTCGGGGCCCATCTAGCTGGTGAGCAAGCAGCATGGCGCGCTACAGGCAGTGTGCTTGCACGTAACACGATTATGGTGGCGCACGGCCGACAAGACCATAGGCTGTTGCAGTCAGGCGTCGATGAGCTACGACGCAGCGGGGATGCACCAAACACCATACTTGCAGCTCAAAGGTTGTGGTCGATTGGGCCGCTGCTACCTCTGCGAGACGCTGTAGCGGCTATCCGCCGCAATTCTTGGACGCACACGACGGCGCTCGCAAATATTCGGCTGTGGGAGCACGGCGGTGATCTTCTGCTCCGAGAAGATGCTCTCGACGCCTCCCATTTTTGCCTTGAGGTGCTATCGGATCCTGAACCGTTCGCTCAGCGGACGAATCCTACGTTCCGCGTGGTGCCCGCACTGCTGGACTCACTCGCGGGGGTCGTGCTCGCAGGCGGGCACGACGCTCAACGCGACGTACTGCGCTTCATCGCCGAGCTACCGCAGATCAGTGAAGACTCGGAGGCACAAGGGTGGGCTCGAGTGTTGACCCGACTGGATCCCCACAATTTAGACGCTAGCGAGCGTTCCGAGGTGCGGGCCGCAGCCGACCGGCAGACGAGTGAGCTTCTATCCGCCCAGATGCTCGGGTTCTTGATTGATGACCCGGACGTCCTGCGTGTACTCCTTGAACGGGCACGCAAGGGCGACTCGTACGCTCTTGCCGCCATCAGTGACGTCAACCGGTTGAACCGAGACGCAGCGGTGGCCGTAATAGAACGCGAGGCGACGACGCTGCAGCGGATGGTGAACGACGCCGAGAAGGGTTCGTACTCAGTGTTCGTGCACGACCCCGTTCGGACTTTCGTGGTTGTTGCTGCTGCCTTTCCAGAAGCTGCACAATGGGAGGCGCTCATGGGCCTGCTCGAACACCCCCAGGTGGCGGGAGAGCATAAGCGCAGTGGCTGTCTCGCGCTGGGTAATCTAGTAGACGAACTTCCACAGGCGGTTCGTCAGGAGCTGACAAGGATCCTCCCGGCTATCGGGCAGACATCGACGATCGACGTGATGTACGGGCGGCCGTTGGCGGGCGCCGACCGGTACCTAGGGGCTGCGCTCGGAAGCGTTGATCAAGTGGAGTTCGCAAATATCCTTGGGAAGCTAATGAACGGTTCAAGGCATGACCGTATGGATGCGGCGAGGCTGATCATGCTGCAGCCAGATACGCCTCATGTCTCGGCGCTTATCATGATGCTTGGTGACCCATTTGCGGACGTCCGCGCGGCCGGCGCGGCCGCACTGGCAAAGTTAGCGGTTCGTGAACCGACCCGAGCTGACCCGCTTGTGCAGGCTGGCCTGCAACAGGCGTTGCTAGATCCGGGCGCCCGGGTGCCCCTGGGAGTGGCTGTTGGGCTGGGTGGCCCTACCGTTGATCGCGCAGAGGCAGTTGCGGTCGCGAGTCAGTTCGTGGATCACCCCTCCGCCCTCGTCCGGAACAATGTGCTGCAAATGGTCGTACAGGCATGA
- a CDS encoding crotonase/enoyl-CoA hydratase family protein produces MISVEHDGPITIVTIDRPDVRNAVDGPTAEGLRKAFRTFDSDDDRSVAILTGAGGHFSSGADLLAMSDPERALRMQAPPAPGPLGCTRMRLDKPVIAAIEGYAVAGGLELALWADLRVAAESAVFGVFCRRFGVPLVDLGAVRLPRLIGHSHAMDMILTGRPVDAEEAMMMGLANRVVPDGQALDAAMELARSLLEFPQRTMRSDRRIAIEQWDLDDERWHMREYLLGRTVLMSGEAEEGMRRFAAGEGRHGDFGQD; encoded by the coding sequence ATGATCTCCGTGGAACACGATGGCCCGATCACGATCGTCACGATCGACCGTCCCGACGTTCGCAACGCCGTGGACGGGCCGACCGCCGAGGGGCTGCGCAAGGCCTTCCGCACCTTCGACTCCGACGACGACCGGTCGGTGGCGATCCTGACCGGCGCGGGCGGCCACTTCTCCTCCGGGGCCGACCTGCTGGCCATGTCCGACCCCGAGCGGGCGCTGAGGATGCAGGCCCCGCCCGCCCCCGGGCCGCTGGGCTGCACCCGCATGCGGCTGGACAAGCCGGTCATCGCCGCGATCGAGGGCTACGCCGTCGCCGGTGGCCTCGAGCTCGCCCTCTGGGCCGACCTGCGGGTCGCAGCCGAGTCAGCCGTCTTCGGCGTCTTCTGCCGTCGGTTCGGCGTGCCGCTGGTCGACCTCGGCGCGGTCCGCCTGCCCCGCCTGATCGGCCACTCCCACGCCATGGACATGATCCTCACCGGCCGACCCGTCGACGCCGAGGAGGCCATGATGATGGGGCTGGCCAACCGGGTCGTCCCCGACGGCCAGGCCCTCGACGCGGCGATGGAGCTCGCGAGGAGCCTGCTGGAGTTCCCGCAGCGGACCATGCGGTCGGACCGTCGGATCGCCATCGAGCAGTGGGACCTCGACGACGAGCGGTGGCACATGCGCGAGTACCTGCTCGGCCGCACCGTGCTCATGTCCGGCGAGGCGGAGGAGGGCATGCGGCGCTTCGCCGCCGGTGAGGGACGCCACGGCGACTTCGGCCAGGACTGA
- the mobF gene encoding MobF family relaxase: MRKMSAGSGYRYLLDSVARGDLGAGMSYYTAAGTPPGRWLGTGLRALEGGPRVGTRVGDDELRLLFGEGRHPRTGAALGRAYPQYREGSGRRAVAGFDLTFSVPKSVSVLWGVSPVSVQRRIWEAHHRAIVDVLDLVEREVAATRIGTDGVRQVEVSGIIAAAFDHYDSRAGDPQLHTHVVISNKVRTTGDGRWRALDSRPIHAATVALSEHYNAVLADHLTTTLGVGWELRDRGDDRTPAMEIIGVPEELLAAFSSRTSAIEVEKDRLVGDYLAAHGRRPSARVMILLRQAATLATRPDKVLSSLSDLTEGWRHRARTLLQEDPGEWTWRLLDRSSRQRPVEHVVGPVGVEQLAARVVESVGERRATWTHWNLHAEASRRLRTQRFPTARAREDVVAAVVAAAEAMSVSLDAPEIAPVPEQMRRADGTSQLRPRNATRYTSQALLDAEGRLLEHAATTDGPTVAAAVAEAGAVLGDGAGRTLGVDQAAAVVDVATSGRRVDLLVGPAGTGKTTALAALRRIWEAQHGVGSVIALAPSAAAADVLAEGLGVAAENTAKWLHDRNTLRAGQLVIVDEASLAGTHTLDRIAGQAREADAKVLLVGDAAQLAAVDAGGAFHLLTTSRPDHPSLADVRRFTERWEADATLRLRDGNPTALDGYLAHDRIRSGATEEMVKAAHAAWWRDLQDGNESLLIAPTRELVAELNRVARAARQVERITAAGGPEVELGDGTACSIGDRIISRKNDRRLTAGTRWVRNGDRWTVGAVHPDGSLTATPPAGGPTVVLPASYVASHVQLGYATTIHQAQGRTVDTAHTIITPTTSLEQLYVAMTRGRRANTAHVTTDSPAGEAHTDDRRDALGVLRDILAHTDQDRSAHATMRGGQDQATSFRQLAAEYEAIAALDPDVRHSRGHADLVAGVLPRARSNDAALAEILNDRAAMLEATADRLAATARREGQAWTHQIAPPPRTDPNALATWRRGVRTIAAFRNVHDITDDRPLERQRRGILDIKAVRSALRLSTPMQPAGAQHLRPALRTPNSGPSFGR; the protein is encoded by the coding sequence ATGCGGAAGATGTCGGCGGGGTCGGGCTACCGGTACCTCCTGGACTCCGTCGCCAGGGGTGACCTGGGTGCGGGCATGTCCTACTACACCGCAGCGGGGACACCGCCCGGCCGGTGGCTCGGCACGGGACTGCGCGCACTCGAGGGCGGCCCACGCGTGGGGACGCGGGTTGGCGATGACGAGCTTCGGCTGCTGTTCGGGGAGGGCCGTCACCCCCGCACAGGGGCGGCCCTGGGCCGGGCGTATCCGCAGTACCGCGAGGGCTCCGGGCGCCGGGCGGTGGCGGGATTCGACCTGACGTTCTCCGTCCCCAAGTCGGTCAGCGTCCTGTGGGGCGTGTCGCCGGTGTCGGTGCAACGGCGGATCTGGGAGGCCCACCACCGCGCCATCGTCGACGTGCTCGACCTGGTGGAACGGGAGGTCGCCGCAACCCGCATCGGTACCGACGGCGTCCGCCAGGTCGAGGTCAGCGGGATCATCGCCGCGGCGTTCGACCACTACGACTCGCGTGCCGGCGATCCGCAGCTGCACACGCACGTCGTCATCTCCAACAAGGTCCGTACCACCGGTGATGGGCGGTGGCGGGCGTTGGACTCCCGGCCGATCCACGCTGCGACGGTGGCGCTGTCGGAGCACTACAACGCGGTCCTGGCCGACCACCTCACCACGACGCTGGGGGTCGGCTGGGAGCTCCGGGACCGCGGCGACGACCGGACCCCTGCCATGGAGATCATCGGGGTCCCCGAGGAGTTGCTTGCGGCCTTCTCCTCACGGACCTCGGCGATCGAGGTCGAGAAGGACCGGCTGGTCGGCGACTACCTGGCGGCCCACGGACGGCGGCCCTCGGCACGGGTGATGATCCTGTTGCGGCAGGCCGCAACCCTCGCAACACGACCCGACAAGGTCCTCTCGTCCCTGTCGGACCTGACCGAGGGATGGAGGCATCGGGCCCGCACCCTGCTCCAGGAGGATCCGGGGGAGTGGACCTGGCGGCTGCTCGACCGCTCGAGCCGCCAGCGGCCGGTGGAGCATGTCGTCGGGCCGGTCGGTGTGGAGCAGCTGGCTGCCCGGGTGGTCGAGTCCGTCGGTGAGCGTCGAGCGACCTGGACACACTGGAACCTCCACGCCGAAGCCTCCCGCCGGCTCCGCACCCAACGGTTCCCCACCGCACGGGCGCGCGAAGACGTGGTGGCAGCGGTCGTCGCGGCAGCGGAGGCCATGTCAGTGTCGCTGGATGCGCCGGAGATCGCCCCGGTGCCCGAGCAGATGCGACGTGCCGACGGGACCAGCCAGCTCCGGCCACGCAACGCGACCCGCTACACCTCACAGGCGCTCCTCGATGCCGAGGGTCGGCTGCTCGAGCACGCGGCCACAACCGACGGACCGACCGTTGCCGCGGCCGTCGCCGAGGCCGGCGCTGTGCTGGGGGACGGGGCCGGGCGGACCCTCGGGGTTGATCAGGCCGCGGCGGTCGTCGATGTCGCGACCTCGGGCCGTCGGGTCGATCTGCTCGTCGGGCCGGCAGGGACGGGCAAGACCACGGCCCTCGCCGCCCTCCGACGTATCTGGGAAGCCCAGCACGGGGTGGGGAGCGTGATCGCCCTCGCCCCCTCGGCTGCGGCCGCAGACGTGCTCGCCGAGGGGCTGGGCGTCGCGGCGGAGAACACCGCCAAGTGGCTCCACGACCGCAACACCTTGCGGGCCGGGCAGCTGGTGATCGTGGACGAAGCGTCACTCGCCGGCACCCACACCCTCGACCGGATCGCGGGCCAAGCAAGGGAGGCCGACGCGAAGGTGCTGCTGGTCGGTGATGCCGCCCAGCTGGCCGCGGTCGACGCCGGGGGTGCCTTCCACCTCCTCACCACCAGCCGGCCCGATCATCCGTCGCTGGCGGACGTGCGCCGGTTCACCGAGAGGTGGGAGGCGGATGCAACCCTGCGACTCCGCGACGGCAACCCCACCGCCCTCGACGGCTACCTCGCCCACGACCGCATTCGCAGCGGCGCAACAGAGGAGATGGTCAAGGCCGCCCACGCTGCCTGGTGGCGAGACCTCCAGGACGGCAACGAGTCGCTGCTGATCGCCCCGACCCGCGAGCTCGTCGCCGAGCTCAACCGCGTTGCCCGCGCGGCGCGTCAGGTCGAGCGGATCACAGCGGCGGGCGGTCCGGAGGTCGAGCTGGGGGACGGGACCGCCTGCTCGATCGGCGATCGCATCATCAGCCGGAAGAACGACCGGAGGCTGACCGCCGGGACGCGCTGGGTCCGCAACGGCGACCGATGGACCGTCGGCGCGGTCCATCCTGACGGCAGCCTCACCGCAACCCCACCAGCCGGCGGCCCCACGGTGGTGTTGCCCGCCAGCTACGTCGCGTCGCACGTCCAGCTCGGCTACGCGACGACGATTCACCAGGCACAGGGACGGACCGTCGACACCGCCCACACCATCATCACCCCGACCACGAGCCTAGAGCAGCTCTACGTCGCCATGACCCGTGGCCGTCGCGCCAACACCGCCCACGTCACCACCGACAGCCCAGCCGGCGAGGCTCACACGGATGATCGTAGAGACGCGCTGGGGGTCCTCCGCGACATCCTGGCGCACACTGACCAGGACCGGTCGGCACACGCCACCATGCGCGGCGGACAGGACCAGGCGACCAGCTTCCGGCAACTCGCCGCGGAGTACGAGGCCATCGCGGCCCTCGACCCGGATGTTCGGCACAGCCGAGGACACGCCGACCTCGTTGCCGGCGTCCTCCCCCGCGCCCGCAGCAACGACGCCGCCCTTGCCGAGATCCTCAACGACCGCGCAGCCATGCTCGAGGCGACCGCCGACCGTCTCGCGGCCACCGCCCGCCGCGAGGGACAGGCCTGGACCCACCAGATCGCGCCGCCACCACGGACCGACCCGAACGCCCTCGCCACATGGAGGCGCGGCGTACGGACCATCGCCGCCTTCCGCAACGTCCACGACATCACCGATGATCGACCCCTTGAAAGGCAACGTCGCGGCATCCTGGACATCAAAGCCGTTCGAAGCGCCCTCCGGCTGTCCACGCCGATGCAGCCTGCTGGCGCCCAGCACCTGCGCCCGGCATTGCGGACACCGAATAGTGGCCCCTCGTTCGGTCGATGA
- a CDS encoding ABC transporter ATP-binding protein codes for MARVTLQGVNKVYPDGYPAIKDLDLDIEDGEFVILVGPSGCGKSTALRMVAGLESITSGELKIGDRVVNDLSPKERDIAMVFQSYALYPHMTVAENMGFALKLSKVPGDEIDKRVKEAADVLGLTEYLHRKPKALSGGQRQRVAMGRAIVRSPKAFLMDEPLSNLDAKLRVQMRAEISALQNRLGVTTLYVTHDQVEAMTMGDRVAVLKRGVLQQAAAPQTLYDSPDNLFVAGFIGSPSMNIAQAEIVHADGRFWVQLEEDQKLLIHEAALDIYPKVRDYAGKRVAVGMRPEHFVPASGESNPDQIWSRLEVELVEMLGSEMLVHLKSHASPVVSEDMREAVDDDEAFAAMQEQARTGGLSLVARFEPGKPPAVGSSLDIMFKTELMHFFDLESGLALR; via the coding sequence GTGGCACGAGTCACTCTGCAAGGCGTCAACAAGGTCTACCCAGACGGCTATCCGGCCATCAAGGACCTGGACCTCGACATCGAGGACGGCGAGTTCGTCATCCTCGTCGGGCCGTCCGGCTGCGGTAAGTCCACCGCCCTCCGCATGGTCGCCGGCCTGGAGTCGATCACCTCCGGTGAGCTGAAGATCGGCGACCGCGTCGTCAACGACCTGTCGCCGAAGGAACGCGACATCGCGATGGTCTTCCAGAGCTACGCGCTGTACCCGCACATGACGGTGGCCGAGAACATGGGCTTCGCGCTGAAGCTCAGCAAGGTCCCCGGCGACGAGATCGACAAGCGGGTCAAGGAAGCCGCCGACGTGCTCGGCCTCACCGAGTACCTGCACCGCAAGCCCAAGGCGCTCTCGGGTGGTCAGCGGCAGCGCGTGGCCATGGGCCGTGCGATCGTCCGGTCCCCCAAGGCCTTCCTGATGGACGAGCCGCTGTCCAACCTCGACGCGAAGCTTCGTGTGCAGATGCGTGCGGAGATCTCCGCCCTGCAGAACCGCCTGGGCGTCACCACCCTCTACGTCACCCACGACCAGGTCGAGGCCATGACGATGGGTGACCGGGTTGCCGTGCTCAAGCGCGGTGTCCTGCAGCAGGCCGCGGCCCCGCAGACCCTCTACGACAGCCCCGACAACCTGTTCGTCGCCGGCTTCATCGGCTCGCCGTCGATGAACATCGCCCAGGCCGAGATCGTGCACGCCGACGGCCGGTTCTGGGTGCAGCTCGAGGAGGACCAGAAGCTGCTGATCCACGAGGCCGCGCTGGACATCTACCCGAAGGTGCGCGACTACGCGGGCAAGCGGGTGGCGGTCGGCATGCGGCCCGAGCACTTCGTCCCGGCAAGCGGCGAGAGCAACCCCGACCAGATCTGGTCACGGCTGGAGGTCGAGCTCGTCGAGATGCTCGGCTCGGAGATGCTGGTCCACCTGAAGTCCCACGCCAGCCCCGTGGTCAGCGAGGACATGCGCGAGGCCGTCGACGACGACGAGGCGTTCGCCGCCATGCAGGAGCAGGCGCGCACCGGTGGGCTGTCGCTGGTTGCCCGCTTCGAGCCGGGCAAGCCGCCGGCCGTCGGCTCGAGCCTCGACATCATGTTCAAGACCGAGCTCATGCACTTCTTCGACCTGGAGTCGGGCCTGGCCCTGCGCTGA
- a CDS encoding helix-turn-helix domain-containing protein has product MNSSTLLDVDQAAHRLGVTVRWIRRAVAQRRIPFVKVGHYVRFVPEELDAFIERNRVEQAHFGAAPSPR; this is encoded by the coding sequence GTGAACTCGTCAACCCTCCTCGATGTCGATCAGGCCGCACACCGCCTGGGCGTGACCGTCCGATGGATCCGTCGCGCCGTCGCACAGCGTCGGATCCCGTTCGTGAAGGTCGGCCACTACGTCCGGTTCGTGCCCGAGGAGCTGGACGCCTTCATCGAGCGCAACCGGGTGGAGCAGGCCCACTTCGGGGCGGCGCCGTCCCCTCGCTGA